The Halomonas sp. KG2 genome contains a region encoding:
- a CDS encoding LrgB family protein: MPTDMLSTLTATPLFAVGLTLAAYLLGNLIFKRLRNPSWLPAILIAALLLAAALVAIGLPYSIYQQGASWLTILLGPATVALGMPLYQQLPRIRELWQPLTLCLPVAAALAACYAIGIAWLMGASPTILASLAAKSVTAPIAIGITEQLGGNVALLMGALLMTGVVTIPFVSVVARLLKINDERIIGFALGLNGHAIGTVRAFELSPTAGAFASLGMSLTGIFTALLLPLAWRLIGTVS, translated from the coding sequence ATGCCCACTGATATGTTGTCCACTCTAACAGCCACACCGCTGTTTGCTGTAGGACTTACCCTTGCAGCCTATTTGCTCGGCAACCTGATTTTTAAGCGCTTGCGCAACCCTTCTTGGCTACCCGCAATTCTAATCGCTGCGTTGCTATTAGCAGCGGCACTTGTCGCGATAGGGCTGCCTTATTCGATTTACCAACAAGGGGCCTCATGGCTCACCATTTTGTTAGGGCCGGCGACCGTTGCCTTAGGCATGCCGCTCTATCAACAGTTGCCGCGCATTCGTGAGCTTTGGCAACCGCTGACACTTTGCTTACCAGTCGCCGCCGCACTAGCGGCCTGCTACGCAATCGGCATTGCTTGGCTGATGGGGGCTAGCCCGACTATTTTGGCGTCACTCGCCGCCAAATCAGTCACCGCGCCAATTGCCATCGGCATTACTGAACAGCTCGGCGGCAACGTAGCGTTACTCATGGGGGCGCTGTTAATGACAGGAGTCGTTACTATTCCCTTCGTGAGTGTCGTTGCTCGGCTGCTTAAAATTAACGATGAACGCATTATTGGTTTCGCACTGGGTCTCAATGGCCATGCCATTGGCACTGTGCGAGCCTTTGAACTTAGCCCAACGGCCGGCGCGTTTGCCTCGTTAGGCATGAGTTTAACCGGTATTTTTACCGCCCTATTGCTGCCACTCGCCTGGCGGCTGATCGGCACGGTCAGCTGA
- a CDS encoding TRAP transporter permease produces MSHNTDQDPNGLKDDAQTASSIPESIAEGVDEEVVESNRRVFVGWQFFLFAALAIGYSSFHLFSLNVYPMETWSFRIVHIAGALILGYGLFAGARFAEDDQQASPAWLKWASYALLAPAIYALIQVVLMQQTLNGGAMRIDPSIETLHYGYPLIATTAAAIALSWFYRQARHRFNPADLVLMVCAIASAAYLLMAFNTNMRMSTGTSFAPPGISWAAIAGSLLILELTRRVAGLALVVISAVFLVYVFAGQHLPGFLGYPGLSVQRFFSQVYTDAGILGPTTAVSSTYIILFIIFAAFLQASKVGDYFVNFAFAAAGRARGGPAKVSIFASGLMGMINGTSAGNVVSTGSLTIPLMKKVGYPARSAGAIEAAASTGGQIMPPIMGAGAFIMAEVTGIPYTEIAIAAVIPAILYFASIYFMVDFEAARKGMRGMRKDEIPLFSKLVKQVYLFAPIIILIVALFMGYSVIRAGTLATASAAVVSWISPNKMGIRAILRALQLAGIMSIQIIAVCACAGLIVGVISLTGVGARFSSLLLGLAGVSQLLALVFAMLISILLGMGMPTTAAYAVAASVVAPGLINIGIEPLVAHFFVFYFAVVSAITPPVALASYAAAGISGDNPMGTSVASFKIGLAAFIVPFMFFYSPAMLMEGSAMQILRVGVTATLGIVLLSGMVQAWFFGPVNTLQRVVMLVGALFMIYGGIYSDIAGLAIGAALFIMQRKQHGDKATPSTT; encoded by the coding sequence ATGAGTCACAATACCGATCAAGACCCCAACGGCCTCAAGGATGACGCCCAAACTGCTTCATCAATACCCGAGTCAATTGCCGAGGGTGTCGATGAAGAGGTTGTCGAGTCCAACCGCCGCGTGTTTGTTGGTTGGCAGTTCTTTTTGTTTGCCGCACTGGCCATTGGTTATTCAAGCTTCCACCTGTTTTCGCTCAATGTGTACCCAATGGAAACCTGGTCGTTTCGCATTGTACACATTGCCGGTGCGCTAATTTTAGGGTACGGGCTGTTTGCCGGTGCTCGCTTTGCAGAAGATGATCAGCAAGCCTCCCCGGCATGGCTCAAATGGGCCAGCTACGCGCTCCTAGCGCCTGCGATCTATGCACTTATACAAGTTGTTTTGATGCAGCAAACACTCAATGGCGGTGCCATGCGCATCGACCCCAGTATTGAGACACTGCATTACGGCTACCCACTGATAGCCACCACAGCTGCAGCGATTGCTCTCTCGTGGTTCTATCGTCAGGCACGCCACCGCTTTAATCCCGCTGACCTCGTTCTGATGGTGTGCGCCATCGCCAGCGCTGCTTACTTGCTAATGGCCTTTAATACCAATATGCGCATGTCGACAGGCACCTCGTTTGCTCCTCCCGGCATCTCCTGGGCGGCCATTGCGGGCTCACTGCTGATTCTTGAGCTTACTCGTCGCGTGGCGGGTTTAGCGCTGGTGGTTATTTCAGCGGTTTTCTTGGTCTATGTCTTTGCTGGCCAGCATCTACCAGGCTTCCTAGGCTACCCAGGCTTGTCTGTGCAGCGCTTCTTCAGTCAGGTCTATACCGATGCGGGCATTCTTGGCCCAACGACGGCGGTATCATCGACTTATATCATTTTGTTTATTATTTTCGCGGCGTTTTTACAGGCCTCCAAAGTAGGCGATTACTTCGTCAACTTTGCGTTCGCAGCCGCTGGCCGTGCCCGTGGCGGCCCGGCGAAAGTATCTATTTTTGCTTCCGGCTTAATGGGCATGATCAACGGCACATCAGCGGGTAATGTGGTATCAACTGGCTCACTTACCATCCCACTGATGAAAAAAGTCGGCTATCCGGCGCGCAGTGCTGGTGCCATTGAAGCAGCGGCGTCTACGGGTGGTCAGATCATGCCGCCCATCATGGGGGCAGGCGCCTTTATCATGGCGGAAGTCACCGGCATTCCTTATACAGAAATTGCGATTGCGGCGGTCATTCCAGCCATTCTTTACTTCGCCTCTATCTACTTTATGGTGGATTTTGAAGCGGCGCGTAAAGGCATGCGTGGCATGCGTAAAGATGAAATCCCGCTGTTCTCCAAGCTGGTTAAACAAGTCTACCTATTCGCGCCAATCATCATTCTTATTGTCGCTCTCTTTATGGGCTACTCTGTCATTCGTGCCGGCACGCTAGCCACCGCATCAGCGGCAGTTGTTAGTTGGATCTCACCCAATAAAATGGGTATTCGGGCTATTTTGAGAGCCCTCCAACTAGCGGGCATCATGTCGATTCAGATCATCGCGGTGTGTGCTTGCGCGGGCCTTATTGTTGGCGTTATATCACTGACGGGCGTCGGCGCGCGCTTCTCTTCACTGCTGTTAGGTCTTGCCGGGGTTAGCCAGCTATTGGCATTAGTGTTTGCCATGCTGATCAGTATCCTGCTCGGCATGGGCATGCCTACCACGGCAGCCTACGCGGTAGCGGCATCGGTGGTGGCGCCCGGCCTGATCAATATTGGTATCGAGCCGCTCGTCGCACACTTTTTCGTGTTCTACTTCGCGGTTGTGTCGGCCATTACGCCGCCAGTGGCGTTAGCATCTTACGCCGCCGCCGGTATTTCTGGGGATAACCCCATGGGCACATCGGTCGCTTCGTTCAAAATTGGTCTTGCTGCGTTTATCGTGCCGTTTATGTTCTTCTACAGCCCAGCGATGCTGATGGAAGGCTCCGCGATGCAGATACTGCGTGTCGGTGTGACCGCCACACTGGGGATTGTCTTGCTTTCAGGCATGGTGCAAGCATGGTTCTTTGGACCGGTAAATACCTTACAGCGTGTGGTTATGCTGGTCGGTGCGCTGTTTATGATTTACGGCGGCATTTACAGCGATATTGCTGGCCTTGCGATTGGCGCAGCGCTGTTCATTATGCAGCGTAAGCAGCATGGCGATAAGGCAACACCCAGCACCACATGA
- the metK gene encoding methionine adenosyltransferase — translation MSEYSLFTSESVSEGHPDKIADQISDAVLDAIIARDKQARVACETMVKTGVAIIAGEITTSAWVDLEALVRDVITDIGYTSSRVGFDGATCGVINLIGKQSVDIAQGVDRTKPEDQGAGDQGLMFGYATNETDSFMPAPIHYSHRLVERQAELRKNGLLPWLRPDAKSQVTFRYNAEGKPCGVDAIVLSTQHDPEIGQDDLRKMVKREIVEQVIPAEWLDENTQYHINPTGQFVIGGPVGDCGLTGRKIIVDTYGGMARHGGGAFSGKDPSKVDRSAAYAGRYVAKNVVAAGLADKCEIQVSYAIGVAEPTSVSIDTFGTGKVDDAKIVELVREHFDLRPYAITKMLDLLHPMYRLTSAYGHFGREPFEHSYSWVDDKGQVHTETFTAFPWEKTDKADTLRQAAGL, via the coding sequence ATGAGCGAATATTCCCTGTTTACCTCCGAGTCTGTCTCAGAAGGGCATCCTGATAAGATTGCCGACCAGATTTCCGACGCGGTACTAGATGCCATTATCGCCCGAGATAAACAGGCCCGCGTTGCCTGTGAAACCATGGTGAAGACAGGCGTTGCCATTATTGCTGGTGAGATCACCACCTCTGCGTGGGTTGATCTGGAAGCGCTGGTACGTGATGTGATTACCGATATTGGCTATACCTCATCTCGCGTGGGCTTTGATGGTGCAACCTGTGGGGTGATCAACCTGATCGGCAAGCAAAGCGTTGATATCGCTCAGGGCGTCGACCGCACGAAACCTGAAGATCAGGGGGCTGGCGATCAAGGGTTGATGTTTGGTTACGCGACGAACGAAACCGATTCGTTTATGCCGGCGCCAATTCACTACTCGCACCGTTTGGTTGAGCGTCAGGCGGAGCTGCGCAAAAACGGTCTGCTGCCGTGGCTACGCCCAGATGCCAAAAGTCAGGTAACGTTCCGTTATAACGCGGAAGGCAAACCCTGTGGCGTCGATGCTATCGTATTGTCTACTCAGCACGACCCGGAAATCGGCCAAGACGACCTGCGCAAAATGGTTAAGCGCGAAATCGTCGAGCAGGTGATTCCCGCTGAGTGGCTGGATGAGAATACCCAGTACCACATTAATCCGACCGGCCAGTTTGTTATTGGCGGCCCGGTGGGCGACTGTGGCTTAACTGGGCGTAAAATTATCGTCGATACGTACGGCGGTATGGCGCGCCATGGCGGTGGGGCCTTCTCTGGCAAGGATCCGTCAAAAGTTGACCGCAGTGCCGCTTACGCTGGCCGTTACGTGGCTAAAAACGTCGTTGCCGCAGGCTTGGCTGATAAGTGCGAAATCCAGGTCTCCTACGCGATCGGCGTTGCCGAACCGACGTCGGTTTCCATCGACACCTTCGGCACCGGTAAAGTCGACGATGCTAAAATTGTCGAGCTAGTGCGTGAGCACTTTGATCTGCGCCCTTACGCGATTACCAAAATGCTCGACCTGCTACACCCGATGTACCGCCTCACGTCTGCTTATGGTCACTTTGGACGTGAGCCGTTTGAGCATAGCTACAGCTGGGTAGACGACAAAGGCCAAGTGCATACAGAAACCTTTACCGCCTTCCCGTGGGAAAAAACCGATAAAGCCGACACTCTGCGTCAGGCTGCCGGTTTGTAA
- the tkt gene encoding transketolase has protein sequence MPSRFELANAIRALSMDAVQKAKSGHPGAPMGMADIAEVLWNDYLKHNPEDPKWADRDRFVLSNGHGSMLLYSLLHLSGYELSLEQLQNFRQLHSPTAGHPEFGYAPGIETTTGPLGQGFANAVGFAIAEKTLAAQFNRPGHNIVDHHTWCFLGDGCLMEGISHEAASLAGTQQLGKLIALYDDNGISIDGEVEGWFTDDTAKRFEAYGWHVVPNVDGHKPEEIKAAIELAKSHDDKPSLIICKTIIGFGAPNKQGKEEAHGAPLGDDEVALARKQLGWEHAPFHIPEPVYSAWDARNAGKTRQQEWDARFARYADAFPAEAKEFERRMKAQLPAELSTTALIEQAQEKGESIASRKASFEALNVIGPQMPELLGGSADLAPSNLTFWKGAKAITPEDASGNYLHYGVREFGMGAVMNGIALHGGFVPYGATFLIFMEYMRNAVRMAALMGQQAIYVFTHDSIGLGEDGPTHQPIEQLTSLRTTPNLNTWRPCDAVETAASWDAAVKRHAGPTALVLSRQNLPHQQRTKAQLAAIQRGGYILKDSDGTPELILIATGSEVSLAMDAAAELERQGSAVRVVSMPSTYCFNGQDAEYRESVLPKAVTKRIAIEAGHADYWYKYVGLDGRVIGMTTYGESAPAGELFKHFGFTVENIVKQANELLG, from the coding sequence ATGCCGTCCCGTTTTGAGCTGGCCAATGCCATTCGCGCCCTTTCCATGGATGCTGTTCAGAAGGCCAAATCTGGCCACCCTGGCGCGCCTATGGGCATGGCTGATATCGCCGAGGTGCTGTGGAATGACTACCTCAAGCACAACCCCGAAGATCCCAAGTGGGCTGATCGCGACCGCTTCGTGTTGTCTAATGGCCACGGCTCAATGCTGCTTTATTCGCTGCTGCACCTCAGCGGCTATGAATTAAGCCTGGAACAGCTGCAGAATTTCCGCCAGTTGCATTCGCCTACGGCTGGCCACCCCGAATTTGGCTACGCCCCAGGCATCGAAACCACCACCGGTCCGCTGGGCCAAGGGTTCGCCAACGCCGTTGGTTTTGCGATTGCTGAAAAAACGCTGGCCGCGCAGTTTAATCGCCCTGGCCACAACATTGTTGATCACCATACGTGGTGCTTCCTGGGTGACGGCTGCTTAATGGAAGGCATCTCCCATGAAGCCGCATCGCTGGCAGGTACTCAACAGCTTGGCAAGCTGATTGCCCTGTATGATGACAACGGCATCTCTATTGATGGTGAGGTGGAAGGCTGGTTTACCGACGATACCGCTAAGCGCTTTGAAGCGTACGGCTGGCACGTGGTGCCAAACGTCGACGGTCATAAGCCGGAAGAGATCAAAGCGGCCATTGAATTAGCCAAGAGCCACGACGATAAGCCTAGCCTGATTATCTGCAAAACAATCATTGGCTTTGGCGCACCTAACAAACAGGGCAAAGAAGAGGCACACGGCGCGCCCTTAGGTGACGACGAAGTGGCCCTCGCCCGTAAGCAACTCGGCTGGGAACACGCACCGTTCCATATCCCCGAGCCCGTTTATTCTGCTTGGGATGCCCGTAACGCTGGCAAAACCCGTCAGCAGGAGTGGGATGCCCGCTTCGCCCGTTATGCCGACGCATTCCCAGCCGAAGCCAAAGAGTTTGAGCGCCGCATGAAGGCGCAGCTACCGGCAGAGCTGTCAACCACCGCGCTCATTGAGCAGGCTCAAGAGAAAGGTGAAAGCATTGCCTCTCGTAAGGCCTCTTTTGAAGCGTTGAATGTTATCGGCCCGCAAATGCCCGAGCTGCTAGGCGGCAGTGCCGATCTTGCGCCGTCTAACTTGACCTTCTGGAAGGGCGCCAAAGCCATCACGCCGGAAGACGCTAGCGGCAATTACCTGCACTATGGGGTACGTGAGTTCGGCATGGGCGCGGTGATGAATGGTATCGCCCTGCACGGTGGTTTCGTTCCGTATGGCGCGACCTTCCTGATTTTCATGGAATACATGCGTAACGCCGTGCGGATGGCCGCACTGATGGGCCAACAAGCCATTTATGTATTTACCCATGACTCTATTGGCCTGGGCGAAGATGGTCCCACCCACCAGCCGATTGAGCAGCTAACCAGCCTGCGCACAACGCCTAACCTGAACACATGGCGCCCCTGTGACGCGGTTGAAACAGCGGCTTCCTGGGATGCCGCGGTGAAGCGCCACGCTGGCCCCACCGCGTTAGTGCTCTCGCGCCAGAACCTGCCTCACCAGCAGCGCACCAAGGCGCAATTAGCGGCTATTCAGCGTGGTGGTTACATTTTGAAAGACAGCGACGGCACGCCCGAGCTGATTTTGATTGCTACCGGCTCTGAAGTATCGCTTGCCATGGACGCCGCAGCAGAACTAGAGCGGCAGGGTAGCGCAGTGCGCGTGGTTTCCATGCCGTCAACCTACTGCTTTAATGGCCAGGACGCGGAATACCGTGAAAGTGTACTGCCCAAGGCAGTCACCAAGCGGATTGCTATCGAAGCGGGCCATGCCGACTACTGGTACAAGTACGTTGGCCTGGATGGTCGTGTTATCGGCATGACCACCTACGGTGAATCTGCACCTGCGGGCGAACTGTTCAAACATTTCGGCTTTACGGTTGAAAATATTGTTAAACAGGCCAATGAGCTGCTGGGCTAA
- a CDS encoding CidA/LrgA family protein, whose amino-acid sequence MPALNGLLWLISYWLIGEVVIHFSGLPFSSGVVGMLLLCATLGVLGRVPSSLAAAAQPLIALLAMLIMPGVVGVFFILDELAGQWFAILIALLLGTLLSVITTLWLLQRLIGRSDAH is encoded by the coding sequence ATGCCCGCGCTAAATGGTCTGCTTTGGCTAATTAGCTATTGGTTAATTGGGGAAGTGGTCATCCACTTCTCCGGTTTGCCTTTTTCTTCGGGGGTGGTGGGCATGCTACTGCTATGTGCCACCCTTGGCGTCTTAGGGCGCGTGCCTTCTAGTTTGGCGGCCGCAGCACAACCATTAATCGCGCTGCTGGCCATGTTGATTATGCCAGGCGTCGTTGGCGTGTTCTTTATTCTGGATGAACTCGCGGGTCAGTGGTTCGCCATACTCATTGCGCTATTGCTAGGGACGTTATTAAGCGTGATTACCACGTTATGGTTATTACAACGGCTAATTGGGCGATCAGATGCCCACTGA
- the metF gene encoding methylenetetrahydrofolate reductase [NAD(P)H] — protein sequence MSSQEHPLGISFEFFPPSTDAGREKLMHVRDELAARQPRFFSVTYGAGGSTQARTRDIVRTVSQSGITTAPHLSCIGSEKAQLRDLLAQYREEGVDSLVALRGDMPSGMGSIGELRYANELVEFIREETGDHFDIAVAAYPESHPQAPNLDKDVENFARKMKAGANMAITQYFFTADAYFHFVEKARALGVEQPIIPGIMPITNYTKLARFSDACGAEIPRWIRKQLEAYGDDSDAIAAFGTDVVSRLCERLLDGGAPGLHFYTLNQAAPVLKIVDNLRG from the coding sequence ATGAGCAGTCAAGAGCACCCGCTAGGTATTAGCTTTGAATTCTTTCCGCCCAGTACCGATGCAGGAAGAGAGAAGTTAATGCACGTGCGCGATGAACTGGCCGCTCGACAACCGCGCTTTTTCTCGGTCACTTATGGTGCTGGTGGTTCCACCCAAGCACGCACACGCGATATTGTGCGCACCGTTAGCCAGAGCGGCATTACGACCGCGCCACACCTTTCCTGCATTGGCAGTGAAAAAGCGCAACTGCGCGACCTGCTAGCGCAGTATCGTGAAGAGGGCGTCGACAGTTTAGTGGCGTTACGTGGTGACATGCCATCGGGCATGGGAAGCATTGGTGAGTTGCGCTACGCCAACGAACTGGTTGAGTTTATTCGCGAGGAAACCGGTGACCATTTTGATATTGCGGTGGCTGCCTATCCTGAATCTCATCCACAGGCACCCAACCTCGACAAGGATGTGGAAAACTTTGCTCGTAAAATGAAGGCTGGCGCCAACATGGCCATCACCCAGTACTTTTTTACCGCGGATGCCTACTTCCATTTTGTTGAAAAAGCCCGGGCATTAGGTGTCGAACAGCCGATTATTCCTGGCATTATGCCGATTACTAACTACACCAAATTGGCGCGTTTTTCAGACGCCTGTGGCGCAGAAATTCCCCGCTGGATTCGTAAGCAGCTGGAAGCTTATGGTGATGATAGTGACGCTATTGCCGCTTTTGGCACCGATGTGGTTAGCCGTTTATGTGAGCGCTTACTCGATGGTGGTGCGCCTGGTCTACACTTCTACACGCTTAATCAGGCAGCACCCGTACTGAAAATTGTTGATAACCTGAGAGGCTAG
- the ligB gene encoding NAD-dependent DNA ligase LigB encodes MRQWCAAGWKWLLVVWLMSVTLSAHANVCPDWPRERLAQERQTLAEHIARWDSAYHDQGESLIDDALYDQAVARLANWQACLGEVPQHRPLTRVTRSAGTLDHPVAQTGLNKADDDGVRRFMSRRDDLWIQPKVDGVAITLRYEQGVLVEAISRGDGERGQNWTARVQQLPAVPNTLPTPLSAVFQGELYWILNGHIQSQNPASGARGAVAGAMAQISPARQTRERVGLFIWDWPEGPTEMNERLGQLTALGFDTADYTHPINAQHDAANWRDRWFNGLLPFATDGVVLKQSERPGVQRWTSSPPEWAVAWKYPAQQALAQVRGVEFRIGRTGRLTPLLWLYPVTLEGRRISRVSLGSMERWEAWDVRPGDHIAITLAGLTIPQATEVVWQTQERAALGVPSPERYHLLSCFTLTTDCDAQLLARLSFLSDQLNMQGVGEGTWQALMEAGVVTELLGWLAATPEQLQRAHGVGSVRSAALVAQFQAAQAASYSQWLTALGMPPGGSAQLGDWDTLASYTSTDWQAEPNVGSVRADALVAFFSHPDVQRMAAQLKLVGVEGF; translated from the coding sequence ATGAGACAGTGGTGTGCAGCAGGCTGGAAATGGTTACTGGTTGTTTGGTTAATGAGTGTCACCTTATCCGCACATGCCAATGTGTGCCCTGATTGGCCCCGTGAACGGCTGGCGCAAGAGCGTCAAACATTGGCAGAGCATATTGCTCGATGGGACAGCGCTTATCACGATCAGGGCGAATCACTGATTGATGATGCGCTTTACGATCAAGCAGTTGCTCGGCTAGCAAATTGGCAAGCCTGCCTGGGGGAAGTGCCCCAGCATCGACCGCTAACCAGAGTCACCCGTAGCGCTGGCACGCTAGATCATCCCGTGGCGCAAACGGGCTTGAATAAGGCCGATGATGACGGTGTGCGACGCTTTATGAGCCGCCGAGATGATCTTTGGATCCAGCCTAAGGTCGATGGTGTGGCGATAACGCTACGCTACGAACAGGGCGTGTTGGTCGAAGCGATTAGCCGCGGTGACGGCGAACGTGGTCAGAACTGGACGGCTCGTGTACAGCAACTCCCCGCTGTGCCAAACACACTGCCAACGCCGCTATCCGCCGTATTCCAAGGCGAGCTCTACTGGATATTGAATGGCCATATTCAGTCGCAGAACCCCGCCTCTGGTGCGCGAGGTGCTGTTGCTGGGGCTATGGCTCAAATATCACCTGCGCGGCAAACCCGTGAGCGGGTTGGGCTGTTTATCTGGGACTGGCCAGAGGGGCCTACTGAGATGAACGAAAGGCTAGGCCAACTGACCGCGTTAGGCTTTGATACCGCCGATTACACCCATCCTATTAATGCCCAGCATGACGCCGCCAACTGGCGCGATAGGTGGTTTAACGGCCTATTGCCGTTCGCCACCGATGGAGTGGTACTGAAACAGTCCGAACGTCCTGGGGTTCAACGCTGGACATCATCGCCGCCGGAGTGGGCAGTTGCGTGGAAATATCCCGCTCAGCAGGCGTTAGCTCAGGTTCGCGGTGTCGAGTTTCGCATTGGCCGAACAGGGCGCCTGACGCCGCTGTTGTGGCTTTATCCAGTGACGCTAGAAGGACGGCGCATTAGTCGTGTGTCTCTGGGGTCTATGGAGCGCTGGGAAGCATGGGACGTGCGCCCAGGCGATCACATTGCGATAACATTGGCGGGTCTCACTATTCCCCAGGCAACGGAAGTCGTTTGGCAAACCCAGGAGCGAGCGGCCCTTGGCGTTCCCTCGCCAGAGCGTTATCACCTGTTAAGTTGCTTTACGCTTACCACGGACTGCGACGCGCAGCTGCTGGCGCGGCTTAGCTTCTTAAGTGACCAGTTAAACATGCAAGGCGTGGGAGAAGGGACTTGGCAAGCGCTTATGGAGGCGGGTGTCGTGACTGAACTGCTGGGCTGGCTGGCAGCAACGCCGGAACAGCTTCAGCGGGCCCATGGCGTGGGAAGCGTTCGTTCAGCAGCGCTTGTCGCTCAGTTCCAGGCCGCACAAGCGGCCTCCTATTCTCAGTGGTTAACGGCGTTAGGGATGCCACCAGGTGGCAGCGCCCAGCTAGGCGACTGGGATACGTTAGCAAGCTACACATCTACAGATTGGCAAGCCGAACCCAACGTTGGCTCCGTACGTGCTGACGCGCTGGTGGCATTTTTCAGCCACCCAGACGTGCAGCGGATGGCTGCTCAGCTAAAGCTGGTGGGGGTTGAAGGCTTTTAA
- a CDS encoding AEC family transporter, with product MDLAPSALMGPLLMLLGFVGLGWIAAQRLKIDPRPIATLLVYLIAPLTIFRALMNGGPTAEYLLLTLALFILVSTMALAVRWFTQHRFGPQEGALLAFSSGTGNTGYFGLPVALILLPPEGVTLYLFCMLGINLYEFTVGFYLSARGHFSMRQSLIKIARLPLVYAFLSALLLSALNVTLPSALMNSLDVFPATYTLLGMMIIGMTLSQVTLDAWDSRFVATCVGLRYLLWPLVMLIAVLLLQTLGPLTPELGMALLLLGVVPMASNVVVVAMELGIQPQKGALAVLTTTLLAPLLIPLYLHLMLRLTGLGDL from the coding sequence ATGGATTTAGCACCAAGCGCCCTAATGGGGCCACTGCTGATGTTATTGGGGTTTGTAGGCTTGGGGTGGATTGCCGCACAGCGCTTAAAAATCGACCCGCGCCCCATCGCCACATTACTGGTTTATCTGATCGCACCACTGACCATTTTCCGTGCACTGATGAACGGCGGCCCCACGGCAGAGTATCTGCTATTAACGCTGGCGCTATTCATCTTGGTAAGTACCATGGCGCTGGCCGTACGCTGGTTTACCCAGCACCGCTTTGGGCCACAGGAAGGGGCGCTGTTAGCGTTCTCCTCTGGCACTGGCAATACCGGTTACTTTGGCCTGCCCGTGGCGCTAATTTTACTGCCGCCAGAAGGTGTCACGCTTTATCTCTTCTGCATGTTAGGGATTAATCTATACGAGTTTACGGTGGGTTTTTACTTAAGCGCCCGCGGCCACTTTTCTATGCGCCAAAGTCTGATCAAAATTGCTCGACTGCCGTTGGTTTACGCGTTTTTGTCTGCGCTGCTGCTGAGTGCACTCAACGTGACACTGCCCAGCGCACTGATGAACTCGCTTGACGTTTTCCCTGCCACCTACACCCTGCTAGGCATGATGATTATCGGCATGACCCTTAGCCAGGTGACGCTTGATGCTTGGGACTCCCGCTTTGTTGCCACCTGCGTGGGCTTACGATATCTGCTTTGGCCGTTGGTAATGCTAATCGCTGTTTTATTGCTTCAGACCCTGGGGCCGCTTACGCCAGAACTCGGTATGGCATTACTGTTGCTAGGCGTCGTCCCCATGGCCTCTAACGTGGTGGTGGTCGCGATGGAGCTAGGGATTCAACCGCAAAAAGGAGCATTAGCGGTGCTTACCACCACGCTATTAGCGCCATTACTCATTCCTCTCTATCTCCACCTCATGCTGCGCCTTACCGGGCTAGGTGACCTCTGA